A single region of the candidate division KSB1 bacterium genome encodes:
- the ftsH gene encoding ATP-dependent zinc metalloprotease FtsH, which translates to MSEHSKKQSKKSNKRPIKIEKRVHFSIWYIIFGIMIMYLLETMILKETVVKLPYSEFKEMVRKGQIKDCLISQDKITGRFFSDPAKLDSLYQAFGFLPDTISNAETLKSKRKLFNAWVDSLAQSGPIRKRGEAVKGLSLASFSTTRVEDPELVNQLEAMGIQFSGQPERSWLLNFLLVWVFPLLILVAIWGFIFRRMNPTGGMLSIGKSKAKVYVEGQTKVTFKDVAGIDEAVEEVKEVVEFLKNPAKFQSLGGRIPKGVLLVGPPGTGKTLLAKAVAGEAGVPFFSMSGSDFVEMFVGVGAARVRDLFQQAAQRSPCIIFIDELDALGKARSISPVTGGHDEREQTLNQLLTEMDGFDPNIGVIIMAATNRPEILDLALLRPGRFDRQVVVDRPDINGREAILKVHARGVKLSPDVDLRVIAARTPGFVGADLANVINEAALLAARRNKNIVSMEELEEAIDRVIAGLERKSRVLNKHEKEIVAYHESGHAIVGASLPNTDPVHRVSIIPRGVAALGYTLQLPTEDRYLMTRSELESRLKVLLGGRVAEEITFNEISTGAQNDLERATQIARSMVVEYGMSEKLGPLSYGSSQRGIYLGIQMPESRPYSEQIAAEIDNEVRKIVESAYNVVKELLINKKQQLEQLAKRLLEKEIVEKEELYQILGIEPPKQE; encoded by the coding sequence ATGAGCGAGCACTCTAAAAAGCAAAGCAAAAAAAGCAACAAGCGCCCGATTAAGATTGAAAAGCGTGTGCATTTTTCGATCTGGTACATCATCTTTGGTATCATGATCATGTATCTATTAGAGACCATGATTTTGAAAGAGACCGTTGTTAAATTGCCTTATAGCGAATTTAAAGAGATGGTGCGCAAGGGCCAGATCAAGGATTGCCTTATTAGCCAGGATAAAATTACTGGCCGATTCTTCTCAGATCCAGCGAAATTGGATTCTCTCTACCAGGCGTTTGGCTTTTTACCAGATACGATTTCGAACGCTGAAACTCTGAAGTCGAAGCGCAAATTATTCAATGCCTGGGTCGATTCGCTGGCTCAAAGCGGGCCGATTCGCAAGCGGGGAGAAGCGGTGAAAGGATTGTCCTTGGCGAGCTTCTCAACCACGCGCGTCGAAGATCCAGAGCTGGTGAATCAGTTGGAGGCAATGGGCATTCAGTTCTCGGGGCAACCAGAGCGGAGCTGGTTATTGAATTTTCTATTGGTTTGGGTTTTTCCGCTGCTCATTTTGGTGGCCATTTGGGGGTTCATCTTTCGTCGCATGAATCCCACTGGGGGGATGTTATCGATCGGAAAAAGCAAGGCGAAAGTGTATGTAGAGGGTCAGACCAAAGTGACCTTCAAGGATGTTGCTGGGATTGATGAGGCGGTCGAGGAGGTGAAAGAGGTAGTTGAATTCTTGAAGAATCCTGCGAAATTTCAGTCCTTGGGCGGTAGGATTCCCAAAGGTGTTCTGCTGGTCGGCCCTCCAGGCACGGGTAAGACTTTATTGGCCAAAGCTGTGGCAGGTGAGGCGGGTGTACCCTTCTTTTCGATGTCAGGTTCAGACTTTGTCGAAATGTTTGTTGGTGTGGGTGCAGCACGAGTTCGTGACCTATTTCAGCAGGCGGCGCAACGATCACCCTGCATCATTTTCATAGATGAACTGGATGCCCTGGGTAAGGCGCGTAGCATTAGCCCGGTCACTGGTGGGCATGACGAGCGGGAGCAGACATTAAACCAGTTGCTCACCGAAATGGACGGATTTGATCCGAACATCGGGGTAATTATCATGGCAGCGACCAACCGTCCTGAGATTCTTGATTTAGCCCTGTTGCGGCCGGGCCGGTTCGATCGCCAGGTTGTCGTCGATCGGCCTGATATCAATGGCAGAGAGGCAATTCTTAAAGTGCATGCGCGCGGAGTCAAGCTGTCACCTGATGTGGATTTGCGCGTCATTGCCGCTCGGACCCCAGGATTTGTCGGTGCTGATCTGGCCAATGTGATTAATGAGGCGGCGTTGCTCGCGGCGCGTCGCAATAAGAATATCGTCAGTATGGAAGAATTGGAGGAGGCAATCGATCGTGTGATTGCCGGGCTCGAGCGAAAAAGCCGAGTGCTCAATAAGCATGAGAAGGAGATCGTTGCCTATCACGAGTCCGGTCATGCGATCGTTGGCGCCAGCCTGCCCAATACTGATCCAGTGCATCGGGTTTCGATTATTCCACGCGGTGTAGCAGCGCTGGGCTATACGCTGCAATTACCCACCGAAGATCGCTATTTGATGACTCGCTCCGAACTGGAAAGTCGGCTGAAGGTGCTATTGGGTGGCCGAGTGGCAGAAGAAATCACATTTAATGAAATCTCCACTGGGGCTCAGAATGACCTCGAGCGCGCCACTCAAATTGCTCGCTCCATGGTGGTCGAATACGGGATGAGTGAGAAGCTAGGCCCGCTATCGTATGGCAGTAGCCAGCGTGGCATCTACCTTGGCATCCAAATGCCAGAGAGTCGGCCCTACAGCGAACAAATCGCTGCCGAAATCGATAATGAGGTCCGAAAAATTGTCGAGTCCGCATATAATGTGGTCAAAGAGTTGCTTATAAATAAGAAGCAGCAGCTCGAACAACTCGCAAAACGATTGCTCGAAAAAGAGATCGTCGAGAAAGAGGAGCTATACCAAATCCTTGGCATAGAACCACCGAAACAAGAATAG